A genomic stretch from uncultured Pseudodesulfovibrio sp. includes:
- the nrfD gene encoding NrfD/PsrC family molybdoenzyme membrane anchor subunit: MLELALKGSKRYYGWIAFLLVLIGIGGAAYVNQLVVGLEATGMSRDVSWGFYISQFTYLVGLAASGVMIVLPNYFHNYKANKHMVIFGEFMAIAACIMCLLFIIVDIGQPTRMMNMIFHPTPNSILFWDMIVLNGYLGLNLLVGWTCLTADRAGLPHPKWLKPFIYTSIIWAFSIHTVTAFLYQGLPGRHYWLTAVLAARFLASAFCSGPAILLLVMMVTQKFTSFKMPKKALKTLVKIIAYAMCVNMFFFSLEVFTAFYSNMPGHTHPLVYLFAGAHGHHELVGLMWTFIAFAAISITLLVTPKLRNNMKLLPYTLVILVIATWIDKGLGLLIGGFNPTPFNTIAPYWPTGKELLVSMMIYAVGALIVTVLFKIATDVKEEMGHSQTLPCGCSSEDVCDCAPAEEVTEKVPAEA; encoded by the coding sequence ATGCTTGAATTAGCTCTCAAAGGTTCCAAGAGATACTATGGTTGGATCGCATTCCTCCTGGTGTTGATCGGCATAGGCGGAGCCGCCTACGTCAATCAGCTTGTGGTCGGTCTGGAAGCCACTGGCATGAGCCGCGACGTGTCCTGGGGATTCTACATCTCCCAGTTCACCTATCTGGTCGGTTTGGCTGCATCGGGTGTCATGATCGTGCTGCCCAACTACTTTCATAACTACAAAGCCAACAAGCACATGGTCATCTTCGGTGAGTTCATGGCAATCGCCGCCTGTATTATGTGCCTTCTGTTCATCATCGTCGACATTGGTCAGCCCACCCGTATGATGAACATGATCTTCCATCCCACTCCGAACTCCATTCTGTTCTGGGATATGATCGTGTTGAACGGGTATCTGGGTCTGAACCTGTTGGTCGGTTGGACGTGTTTGACGGCTGACCGTGCTGGTCTGCCGCATCCGAAGTGGCTCAAGCCCTTCATTTACACGTCCATCATCTGGGCTTTCTCCATCCACACCGTGACAGCGTTCCTGTATCAGGGTCTGCCTGGCCGTCATTACTGGCTTACTGCCGTTCTGGCTGCCCGCTTCCTGGCTTCCGCATTCTGTTCCGGTCCTGCCATTCTCCTTTTGGTGATGATGGTTACCCAGAAGTTCACTTCCTTCAAGATGCCCAAGAAAGCTCTGAAGACTCTGGTCAAGATTATTGCTTACGCCATGTGCGTGAACATGTTCTTCTTCTCCCTTGAAGTCTTCACCGCCTTCTACTCCAATATGCCCGGTCATACTCATCCGCTGGTTTACTTGTTTGCAGGTGCCCACGGTCATCATGAACTGGTCGGTCTCATGTGGACATTCATCGCTTTCGCAGCCATCTCTATCACCTTGTTGGTGACGCCCAAGCTGCGTAACAACATGAAGCTGCTGCCTTACACCCTGGTCATTCTCGTGATTGCCACCTGGATCGACAAGGGGCTTGGCCTGCTTATCGGTGGTTTCAACCCCACCCCGTTCAACACCATTGCTCCTTACTGGCCTACCGGTAAGGAACTGTTGGTCTCCATGATGATTTACGCCGTTGGTGCGTTGATCGTGACGGTGCTGTTCAAGATTGCAACCGACGTCAAGGAAGAAATGGGACATTCCCAGACATTGCCTTGTGGTTGCTCCTCCGAAGACGTGTGCGACTGTGCTCCGGCTGAGGAAGTAACAGAAAAAGTCCCTGCCGAGGCGTAA
- a CDS encoding VOC family protein has product MKDTTRCVPLAFILTLLLLVGLAGCSTKIIVPPVTMDAARLQLNGKFVWFDLFTTDMTAAQNFYDRVFDWGFERSNEGNPQVKNILHRGQFVGNMIGRNSTPDDSYWLSYISVADTDHAYDAALGSGATSYASPKEMPNRGRVAVIVDSRMSLIGLLKSPVGDPPDVKPVAGQWVGTELWTDSLDDALAFYTRLGGYNAESVTANDMVQYRLLSTNGRIRAGIVSTQRVDIAPQWVPYVAVENIQATMELIRANGGRILLEPQMDVTSGRLALFSDPTGAVLGIREMEPEED; this is encoded by the coding sequence ATGAAAGACACAACACGTTGCGTACCGTTAGCATTTATTCTGACACTGCTTCTCCTTGTCGGGTTGGCAGGGTGTTCGACGAAGATAATTGTTCCACCAGTGACAATGGACGCAGCCCGGTTGCAATTGAACGGAAAATTCGTGTGGTTCGATTTGTTCACAACAGACATGACTGCTGCTCAGAATTTTTATGATCGTGTCTTTGACTGGGGTTTTGAGCGGTCAAATGAAGGGAATCCGCAGGTGAAAAATATCCTGCACCGTGGACAGTTTGTCGGTAATATGATCGGTCGGAACTCGACACCTGACGATTCATATTGGCTTTCCTACATTTCCGTGGCTGATACTGACCACGCATATGATGCGGCTCTGGGGTCCGGTGCTACCAGCTATGCTTCTCCAAAAGAAATGCCGAATCGTGGGCGTGTTGCTGTGATCGTCGATTCTCGGATGTCACTCATTGGGCTGCTCAAGTCGCCAGTGGGAGATCCGCCTGACGTAAAGCCGGTTGCTGGTCAATGGGTCGGGACTGAACTGTGGACCGACAGCCTCGATGATGCGCTAGCATTTTATACTCGCCTCGGCGGATACAATGCCGAAAGCGTGACGGCCAACGACATGGTGCAGTATAGGCTCCTTTCGACAAACGGTCGTATACGCGCTGGCATTGTCTCCACTCAGCGAGTGGATATTGCCCCCCAGTGGGTTCCCTATGTAGCGGTCGAAAATATTCAAGCCACCATGGAATTGATCCGGGCCAACGGAGGCCGTATACTGTTAGAGCCACAAATGGATGTGACGTCGGGGCGGCTGGCTCTTTTCTCTGACCCGACGGGTGCAGTTCTTGGTATCCGGGAGATGGAACCCGAAGAAGACTGA
- a CDS encoding FmdE family protein, producing MNIGEYTFEEFKKKAKQFHGYPAPGLLIGGYMVEAAKARIPEGTLYEAMVETGKCLPDAVQMQTPCSTGNNWMKVKLLGRYAVSLYDKFTGEGVRVAVDRNKLDNWPEIRGWFMKEKPKAEQDTDKLFEEIEQAGDTICSIQSVTIDKKYLGHGHMSSIDICPVCGEAYPGSDGSICRGCQGEAPYETMGNASCIDEAPDLHAVPVEEAVGRKAAHDMTGIVPGESKGPITKAGETLDIGDVCRLQRIGKYNVYLEENLPSDEWVHENEAVKAFAKRMAGKGISYDADPEEGKINFFAEEPGMLSIDLDALSRFNLSPDVMLATRHDGSVMPKGKGVAGTRAIPLYISRDRFSRALTALGEGPVLEILPLRAAKVGILVTGTEVFQGLIEDKFIPIISSKVIRFGCEVVKTDIAPDEREAITSSAKAMLDAGCDLIVTTAGMSVDPDDVTRAGLVDAGLKDDLYGVPVLPGTMSLVGKLRNAAIMGVPACALFYQTTAFDILLPRVLAGQTITRKMLANLGEGGFCMGCKTCSFPKCPFGK from the coding sequence ATGAATATCGGCGAATACACCTTTGAAGAGTTCAAGAAAAAGGCAAAGCAATTTCACGGGTATCCTGCCCCGGGCCTGCTCATCGGCGGATATATGGTGGAGGCTGCCAAGGCACGAATCCCTGAGGGGACTTTGTATGAAGCTATGGTTGAGACCGGCAAATGTCTTCCTGACGCCGTGCAGATGCAGACGCCGTGCAGCACCGGAAACAACTGGATGAAGGTTAAGCTGCTCGGTCGATATGCTGTTTCCTTGTATGACAAATTTACTGGCGAGGGCGTCCGTGTAGCCGTTGACCGGAATAAACTTGATAACTGGCCTGAAATTCGTGGCTGGTTCATGAAGGAAAAGCCCAAAGCCGAACAGGATACGGACAAACTGTTTGAAGAGATTGAACAGGCAGGGGACACTATCTGTTCCATTCAATCCGTGACGATTGACAAGAAATACCTAGGTCACGGACATATGTCCTCCATCGATATCTGTCCGGTCTGCGGCGAAGCCTACCCCGGTTCCGACGGTTCCATCTGTCGGGGCTGCCAAGGTGAGGCCCCGTATGAAACCATGGGGAATGCTTCCTGTATTGACGAAGCGCCTGACCTTCACGCTGTCCCGGTGGAAGAGGCTGTGGGAAGAAAGGCCGCGCATGACATGACTGGCATTGTTCCCGGTGAATCCAAAGGGCCCATCACCAAAGCCGGTGAAACGCTGGATATCGGTGATGTGTGTCGCCTTCAGCGCATAGGTAAGTACAACGTGTATCTTGAAGAGAATCTGCCTAGTGACGAATGGGTTCATGAGAATGAAGCCGTTAAGGCGTTTGCCAAGCGTATGGCCGGGAAGGGTATTTCTTACGATGCAGACCCGGAAGAAGGTAAAATCAATTTCTTTGCGGAAGAACCGGGAATGCTGTCCATTGATCTGGATGCGCTTTCCCGGTTCAATCTTTCACCGGATGTCATGTTAGCGACCCGTCATGATGGTTCGGTGATGCCCAAGGGCAAGGGCGTGGCGGGTACTCGGGCCATTCCGCTCTATATCTCCCGTGACAGATTCAGTCGTGCCCTGACAGCCCTCGGTGAAGGCCCGGTTCTTGAGATTTTGCCTCTCAGGGCGGCCAAGGTTGGAATTCTGGTTACCGGAACTGAAGTCTTTCAAGGGTTGATCGAAGACAAATTCATTCCGATTATTTCTTCCAAAGTCATCAGGTTTGGATGTGAAGTCGTAAAAACCGACATCGCACCCGATGAACGTGAAGCCATAACATCGTCTGCCAAGGCCATGCTGGACGCAGGGTGCGACCTTATTGTTACAACCGCAGGCATGTCTGTGGACCCGGATGATGTCACCCGGGCCGGTCTGGTGGATGCTGGCCTGAAAGATGACCTTTACGGTGTTCCTGTGCTGCCTGGCACCATGTCGTTGGTCGGTAAGCTGCGTAATGCGGCCATCATGGGTGTTCCGGCTTGTGCCTTGTTTTATCAGACGACAGCCTTTGACATTCTGCTTCCTCGAGTCCTTGCTGGGCAGACTATTACGAGAAAGATGCTTGCAAATCTTGGTGAAGGTGGTTTCTGCATGGGATGCAAAACCTGCTCCTTCCCCAAGTGTCCTTTTGGGAAATAG
- a CDS encoding DUF2318 domain-containing protein, whose protein sequence is MKIVKFIAVLVMLFVMAWAAESKAFFGFGKYADVEGINGIVTIPVADVSDGEAHYYSFDDADKELKFFLLKSSDGVIRAAFDACDVCYLEKKGYSQDGEFMVCNNCGMRFHSSRINEVQGGCNPSPLTRTYDAENVIIRVSDILAGSKYF, encoded by the coding sequence TTGAAGATAGTAAAATTTATTGCTGTGTTGGTCATGTTGTTCGTCATGGCGTGGGCTGCTGAGAGCAAGGCTTTTTTTGGCTTTGGAAAATATGCGGACGTTGAAGGTATAAACGGGATTGTGACAATTCCTGTCGCCGATGTCTCCGATGGAGAAGCCCATTACTACTCATTCGACGATGCAGACAAAGAACTGAAGTTTTTCCTGCTCAAAAGTTCTGATGGAGTGATTCGTGCGGCCTTTGATGCCTGTGATGTTTGTTATCTGGAAAAGAAAGGATACTCACAGGATGGTGAATTCATGGTCTGCAACAACTGCGGTATGCGTTTTCACTCCTCGCGCATCAATGAAGTGCAGGGTGGGTGTAACCCTTCGCCTCTGACGCGGACATATGACGCGGAGAATGTCATCATTCGGGTGAGTGACATCCTTGCAGGGAGTAAATATTTTTAA
- a CDS encoding FtsX-like permease family protein gives MNILTIPLRNTRRKWVKTLLLLLVFTLGVTSIVSLNYVSSVVGESLEKKLTAYGANILIMPQNEKLTVSYGGFSMGDMALGINDLSESEVVAAVGSIALKERIAVVAPKLVSMAKIGDTAVGVVGVRWDKEHVLKGYWAVSGEFPKTENGVVVGAKAADSLSLSPGASVILNGVPVVVSGVLMPTGSDDDSVIFASMDFAQSHFGVADRVNFVEVAALCAGCPIEEIVAEIQAALPGTDIQALQSIVKQRMYSVNFVKQLILTVSLIILFIACCMVGVTMLSSVNERIKEIGLMRSLGFGRASIFSIFCFEAMLIGSAAGIIGYLSGYALSLKILSMLDMAQGASPVFSGGHMAMTSLLIVAVSVLSAFFPAWKASTIEPSEALIAL, from the coding sequence ATGAATATTTTAACAATACCTCTCAGGAATACGCGTCGGAAATGGGTCAAGACCTTGCTCCTGCTGCTGGTGTTTACCCTCGGAGTGACGTCCATTGTGTCGTTGAATTACGTGTCCAGCGTGGTCGGAGAGTCTTTGGAGAAAAAGCTCACGGCCTATGGAGCCAACATTTTGATCATGCCCCAAAACGAGAAGTTGACTGTCAGTTACGGTGGTTTTTCTATGGGAGACATGGCCCTTGGCATCAATGATCTAAGTGAATCCGAAGTGGTAGCCGCAGTCGGATCCATTGCGCTCAAGGAGCGGATAGCGGTTGTTGCGCCCAAACTCGTCTCCATGGCGAAGATCGGTGATACCGCTGTTGGCGTCGTGGGAGTCCGTTGGGACAAGGAGCACGTGCTCAAGGGCTATTGGGCCGTGAGTGGCGAGTTCCCGAAAACGGAAAATGGTGTTGTGGTCGGGGCCAAGGCTGCGGATTCGCTTTCGCTGTCTCCTGGGGCCAGCGTGATATTGAACGGTGTGCCTGTTGTGGTCTCCGGTGTACTTATGCCCACCGGCAGTGATGATGATTCCGTCATCTTTGCGTCCATGGATTTTGCGCAGTCACACTTCGGAGTGGCTGATCGTGTCAACTTCGTTGAAGTAGCCGCCTTGTGCGCAGGATGTCCTATCGAGGAGATCGTGGCGGAGATCCAGGCCGCACTGCCCGGAACGGATATTCAGGCGTTGCAGTCCATCGTCAAGCAGCGCATGTATTCGGTCAATTTTGTCAAACAGCTTATTCTGACTGTCAGTCTGATCATTCTGTTTATCGCATGTTGTATGGTCGGCGTGACCATGTTGTCTTCTGTGAACGAACGGATCAAGGAAATCGGCCTCATGCGATCGCTTGGATTCGGACGCGCATCCATTTTTTCCATATTCTGTTTTGAGGCGATGCTTATCGGTTCGGCAGCAGGGATCATTGGGTATCTCAGCGGGTATGCGCTCAGTCTCAAAATTCTGAGCATGCTCGATATGGCGCAGGGAGCGTCTCCTGTGTTCAGTGGTGGGCATATGGCCATGACAAGTCTGCTCATTGTGGCTGTGTCGGTTCTGTCCGCGTTCTTCCCGGCCTGGAAAGCCTCGACTATCGAACCGTCTGAAGCGCTTATCGCGTTGTAG
- a CDS encoding ABC transporter ATP-binding protein: MLEAKNITKTFHNEGLETYALAGVDLSVEPGEFVSIVGRSGSGKTTFLNVLSTLLVPDSGEIVYKGEDVTAMNASRLNRLRQKDFAVVFQFHYLLPYLSAQENVLLPYMKGIARVPREARLRADQCLERVGLSNKGTKLPGHLSGGEQQRVAIARALVKESSVLFADEPTGNLDKGTGESIMDLLVDLKNDGLSIVMVTHDTEYAAMADRVVSMADGRVI; encoded by the coding sequence ATGCTTGAAGCAAAAAATATCACCAAAACTTTCCATAACGAAGGCCTAGAAACCTACGCGCTGGCCGGTGTTGATCTGTCTGTTGAACCGGGCGAATTTGTGTCCATTGTCGGTCGTTCCGGTTCAGGCAAGACGACTTTTCTCAACGTTCTGTCGACGCTTCTTGTCCCGGATTCAGGGGAGATAGTCTATAAGGGTGAAGATGTGACTGCCATGAACGCGTCGCGTCTGAATCGGCTGCGGCAGAAGGACTTTGCCGTGGTTTTCCAGTTTCACTATCTGTTGCCATACCTGTCGGCTCAGGAAAACGTCCTGCTTCCGTATATGAAGGGGATTGCACGGGTCCCCCGGGAAGCCCGTTTACGGGCGGATCAATGCCTTGAGCGTGTGGGGCTGTCCAACAAGGGAACCAAACTGCCCGGGCATCTTTCCGGTGGTGAACAACAGCGTGTTGCCATTGCGCGTGCACTAGTCAAGGAATCATCCGTTCTCTTTGCTGACGAGCCCACCGGTAATCTGGACAAGGGGACAGGAGAGTCAATTATGGATTTATTGGTTGATTTGAAAAATGATGGGCTGTCCATCGTCATGGTAACGCATGACACTGAATATGCCGCTATGGCGGATCGTGTCGTGTCCATGGCAGATGGCAGGGTCATCTAG